The following coding sequences lie in one Sandaracinaceae bacterium genomic window:
- a CDS encoding transposase translates to METLCELAFEPRSQGGRPSLAPGVYFRMLLLGYFEGIESERGICWRCEDSLSLKRFLGFEPHESTPDHSTLSRMRTRLPESTYVEVFRFVMRVLNERGLLRGQVAGVDATYLRADASMKTIVRKGSGEGYKGYLRRLAKGPASRTRPKRSCAASTETAKARRRRMKSGQAPPTRTLRSCA, encoded by the coding sequence GTGGAGACGCTGTGCGAGCTGGCGTTCGAGCCGAGGAGCCAGGGCGGTCGGCCGTCGTTGGCGCCAGGCGTGTACTTCCGCATGTTGTTGCTGGGGTACTTCGAGGGGATCGAGTCGGAGCGCGGGATCTGCTGGCGATGCGAGGACTCGCTCTCGCTGAAGCGCTTCCTGGGATTCGAGCCGCACGAGTCGACGCCCGACCACTCAACGTTGTCACGCATGCGCACGCGACTGCCCGAGTCGACGTACGTGGAGGTCTTCCGCTTCGTGATGCGTGTGCTCAACGAGCGCGGTCTGCTGCGCGGCCAGGTGGCTGGGGTGGATGCGACCTACCTTCGCGCCGATGCGTCGATGAAGACCATCGTGCGGAAGGGCAGCGGCGAGGGCTACAAGGGCTACCTGCGCAGGCTCGCCAAGGGTCCGGCATCGAGAACCCGACCGAAGAGGAGCTGCGCCGCTTCGACCGAAACCGCGAAGGCAAGAAGACGTCGAATGAAGAGTGGGCAAGCCCCACCGACTCGGACGCTGAGATCGTGCGCTTGA
- a CDS encoding transposase — translation MKRPKGKELQRRRGELIERSFAHICETGDHRRTRLRGEDNVRKRYLIQCAASTSAS, via the coding sequence GTGAAGCGCCCGAAGGGCAAAGAGCTACAACGCCGTCGCGGTGAACTCATCGAGCGCTCCTTCGCGCACATCTGCGAGACCGGCGACCATCGACGCACGCGGCTCCGAGGCGAAGACAACGTCCGCAAGCGCTACCTCATCCAGTGCGCGGCTTCAACCTCAGCATCCTGA
- a CDS encoding KilA-N domain-containing protein — translation MSENRQITVQGRAVTVVAGADEDYISLTDIARHKNAEHTDDLIRNWLRNRNTLEFLGIWERLNNADFNPVEFDGIRLRAGLNSFTLTPKQWIERTGAVGITSKAGRYGGTYAHKDIAFEFAAWISVEFKLYLIKEFQRLKEGERDQLGWDVGRNLTKINYRIHTDAIQQNLIPPEVTPQQASLVYASEADLLNVALFGKTAREWRDGQPGSKGNIRDEANVAQLVCLANLEALNAHLIHQGVAQSQRLTLLNQTAIQQMKVLTTDSGVRRLEAKNKP, via the coding sequence GTGAGCGAGAACCGGCAGATCACGGTCCAGGGGCGCGCCGTGACGGTCGTGGCCGGCGCCGACGAGGACTACATCTCGCTGACCGACATCGCTCGCCACAAGAACGCCGAGCACACCGATGACCTCATCCGAAACTGGCTGAGGAACCGAAACACGCTGGAGTTCCTGGGCATCTGGGAGCGGCTCAACAACGCGGACTTCAACCCCGTCGAATTCGACGGGATTAGACTGCGAGCCGGGCTGAACAGCTTCACCCTCACGCCCAAGCAGTGGATCGAACGCACTGGCGCCGTTGGCATCACATCCAAGGCTGGACGCTATGGCGGGACGTACGCGCACAAGGACATCGCTTTCGAGTTCGCGGCCTGGATTTCGGTCGAGTTCAAGCTCTACCTGATCAAGGAGTTCCAGCGCCTCAAGGAGGGGGAGCGCGACCAGCTCGGTTGGGACGTCGGCCGCAACCTCACCAAGATCAACTACCGCATCCACACCGACGCCATCCAGCAGAACCTCATTCCACCCGAGGTCACCCCACAGCAAGCCTCCCTGGTCTACGCGAGCGAAGCCGACCTGCTGAACGTAGCCTTGTTCGGCAAGACGGCCCGGGAGTGGCGTGATGGCCAACCTGGCAGCAAGGGCAACATCCGCGATGAGGCCAACGTCGCGCAGCTCGTGTGCTTGGCCAACCTGGAGGCGCTGAACGCGCACCTCATCCACCAGGGCGTGGCGCAGAGCCAGCGCCTCACACTGCTGAACCAGACCGCTATCCAGCAGATGAAGGTGTTGACCACCGACAGCGGCGTCCGACGCCTAGAGGCGAAGAACAAGCCATGA
- a CDS encoding type I restriction-modification system subunit M gives MPALPTRKPHAAQHPRRPAPGLHKTIWRIANDLRGSVDGWDFKSYVLGMLFYRFISENLTAYVNEQERAAGDRTFNYAEISDKKAEFGRKETVAERGFYILPSELFANVRKRADQDENLNMTLERVFKNIEGSAVGTESEADIQGLFDDLDVNSQKLGPTVAKRNEKLVKLLDAIGDLKLGDFADNSIDAFGDAYEYLMTMYASSAGKSGGEFFTPQEVSELLARITVVGKTEVNKVYDPACGSGSLLLKFVKVLGKENVRQGFYGQEINLTTYNLARINMFLHDVNFEKFDIAHGDTLIDPKHWDDEPFEAIVSNPPYSINWEGDANPTLINDPRFSPAGVLAPKSKADLAFAMHILRWLAVNGTAAIVEFPGVLYRSGAEQKIRKYLIDNNYVDAVIQLPPDLFFGTTIATCIIVLKKSKHDNAVLFIDASAGSTRVGNKNHLAPEHHKKVLDAYVARQNVEHFARVVPHSAIAENAYNIAVSSYVEREDTRQAVDILELNAEIARIVARQSRLRTEIDAIVADLEGAA, from the coding sequence CTGCCCGCCTTACCTACCCGAAAGCCCCATGCAGCCCAGCACCCGCGACGCCCAGCGCCCGGGTTACACAAGACCATCTGGCGTATCGCCAACGACCTGCGTGGCTCGGTCGATGGCTGGGACTTCAAGTCCTACGTCCTCGGCATGCTGTTCTACCGCTTCATCTCCGAGAACCTGACCGCCTACGTCAACGAACAGGAGCGCGCCGCCGGGGACCGCACCTTCAACTACGCCGAGATCTCCGACAAGAAGGCCGAGTTCGGCCGCAAGGAGACCGTCGCCGAGCGAGGCTTCTACATCCTCCCTTCTGAGTTGTTCGCCAACGTCCGCAAGCGCGCCGACCAGGACGAGAACCTCAACATGACCCTGGAGCGGGTGTTCAAGAACATCGAGGGCTCCGCGGTGGGTACCGAGAGTGAGGCGGACATTCAGGGTCTGTTCGACGACCTGGACGTGAACAGCCAGAAGCTCGGGCCGACTGTCGCAAAGCGCAACGAAAAGCTGGTGAAGCTGCTCGACGCTATCGGCGACCTGAAGCTGGGCGACTTCGCCGACAACAGCATCGACGCGTTCGGCGACGCCTACGAGTACCTGATGACCATGTACGCCTCGAGCGCAGGGAAGTCCGGCGGCGAGTTCTTCACCCCGCAAGAAGTCAGCGAGCTGCTCGCGCGCATCACGGTCGTCGGCAAGACCGAGGTGAACAAGGTGTACGACCCCGCGTGCGGCTCCGGGTCGCTCTTGCTGAAGTTCGTGAAGGTGCTGGGCAAGGAGAACGTGCGGCAGGGCTTCTACGGGCAGGAGATCAACCTGACCACCTACAACCTGGCCCGCATCAACATGTTCCTGCACGACGTCAACTTCGAGAAGTTCGACATCGCCCATGGGGACACGCTGATCGATCCGAAGCACTGGGACGACGAGCCCTTCGAAGCCATCGTCAGCAACCCACCCTACTCGATCAATTGGGAGGGCGACGCCAACCCCACGCTGATCAACGACCCACGCTTCTCGCCAGCGGGTGTGCTGGCCCCAAAGTCCAAGGCCGACCTGGCCTTCGCCATGCACATCCTCAGGTGGCTCGCGGTGAACGGCACGGCAGCCATCGTCGAGTTTCCGGGTGTGCTCTATCGCAGCGGCGCGGAGCAGAAGATCCGCAAGTACCTGATCGACAACAACTACGTGGACGCCGTCATCCAGCTCCCGCCCGACCTCTTCTTCGGCACCACCATCGCCACCTGCATCATCGTGCTGAAGAAGTCCAAGCACGACAACGCGGTCCTGTTCATCGACGCCAGCGCTGGATCCACACGCGTGGGCAACAAGAACCACCTGGCGCCCGAGCACCACAAGAAGGTCTTGGACGCCTACGTGGCGCGGCAGAACGTGGAACATTTCGCGAGGGTCGTCCCCCACTCGGCCATTGCCGAGAACGCCTACAACATCGCGGTCTCGTCGTACGTCGAGCGCGAGGACACGCGCCAGGCGGTGGATATCCTGGAGCTCAACGCCGAGATCGCGCGAATCGTGGCGCGGCAATCGCGGCTCCGCACCGAGATCGACGCCATCGTGGCAGACCTGGAGGGTGCCGCGTGA
- a CDS encoding LysR family transcriptional regulator, whose amino-acid sequence MPWIDAGSITKAARQLHLSQPPWTASVKKLGGGAGGHAVERFARGVTPTDAGRRLLLHARRIDAQLWTSWWPT is encoded by the coding sequence GTGCCGTGGATCGACGCCGGCAGCATCACCAAAGCGGCGCGCCAGCTGCACCTCTCGCAGCCGCCGTGGACGGCCAGCGTAAAGAAGCTGGGAGGGGGCGCTGGGGGTCACGCTGTCGAGCGCTTTGCGCGTGGCGTCACGCCCACCGACGCGGGCCGCCGGCTGCTGTTGCACGCGCGCCGCATCGACGCCCAGCTGTGGACGAGCTGGTGGCCGACGTGA
- a CDS encoding SDR family NAD(P)-dependent oxidoreductase yields the protein MIADLSLLREVERAAREVLALGVPLDILVNNAGLVNQRRLLTDEGHEMTMAVNYLAPFALTLRLLPALRRAPAARVVNVTSNSYVIGRLRLDDLTFKRFYWPLGSYSASKLGNICFTRELARRLAGESITTNAVHPGLIFTNLGIGNNPGPLKLILGTAWKQFSIDESEGYRGPPTRPRTPSSST from the coding sequence GTGATCGCCGACCTGAGCCTGCTGCGCGAAGTGGAGCGCGCCGCCCGCGAGGTGCTGGCGCTGGGCGTGCCGCTCGACATCCTGGTGAACAACGCCGGGCTCGTGAACCAGCGCCGGCTGCTCACCGACGAGGGGCACGAGATGACCATGGCCGTAAATTACCTTGCCCCGTTCGCGCTGACGCTGCGGCTCCTGCCCGCCCTGCGCCGCGCCCCCGCCGCGCGCGTGGTGAACGTCACCTCCAACAGCTACGTCATCGGGCGCCTGCGGCTCGACGACCTCACGTTCAAGCGGTTCTACTGGCCGCTCGGGTCCTACTCGGCGAGCAAGCTCGGGAACATCTGCTTCACGCGTGAGCTGGCCCGGCGCCTCGCCGGCGAGTCCATCACCACGAACGCGGTGCACCCGGGGCTGATCTTCACGAACCTCGGCATCGGCAACAACCCGGGGCCGCTGAAGCTGATCCTGGGGACGGCGTGGAAGCAGTTCAGCATCGACGAGTCCGAGGGCTACCGCGGGCCACCTACGCGGCCACGCACCCCGAGCTCGAGCACGTGA
- a CDS encoding Gfo/Idh/MocA family oxidoreductase: MWRWWRWPRSTRGPEALAKYARASTASPAHRSFDELLARPDIDAVYVPLPISMHVEWTLRAIAAGKHVLCEKPMAANASEATRIAEAAAGTGLIVAEAMHFRYHPLVGACAASSLRGDRRAAVHRRQLLGLPAVRRLPLRLPHGRRRHHRHGLLSGGLRARRDRRGARGG; this comes from the coding sequence ATGTGGAGGTGGTGGCGGTGGCCGAGGAGTACCAGGGGCCCCGAGGCGCTCGCGAAGTACGCGCGCGCAAGCACGGCATCCCCAGCGCACCGCTCCTTCGACGAGCTGCTGGCGCGCCCGGACATCGACGCGGTCTACGTGCCGCTGCCCATCAGCATGCACGTGGAGTGGACGCTGCGCGCCATCGCGGCGGGCAAGCACGTGCTGTGCGAGAAGCCCATGGCGGCCAACGCCAGCGAGGCCACGCGCATCGCCGAGGCCGCGGCGGGCACGGGGCTGATCGTCGCCGAGGCCATGCACTTCCGCTACCACCCGCTGGTGGGCGCGTGCGCAGCATCGTCGCTTCGGGGAGATCGGCGCGCTGCGGTCCATCGACGCCAGCTTCTCGGCCTACCTGCCGTTCGACGACTTCCGCTTCGACTACCGCACGGGCGGCGGCGGCACCATCGACATGGGCTGCTATCCGGTGGGCTTCGTGCGCGCCGTGACCGGCGAGGAGCCCGTGGTGGATAG
- a CDS encoding sulfotransferase, which produces MKRALQLIQWQDRQAGKPGATLRAEVPRSTSRTCPRWTPRSPDATVIFHAPRPGGRDPVHRPMLGYAERVGRTRVDADRLIAYWAERIERLLRRGVEDRERIPANRSHDVLFHAFMKDTEGTLDTIYRRARIPRTSASRAEQAAFLEAHPRGKDGRLEYDLERGFGVRPEDLRRRFAFYFERFPVRVEES; this is translated from the coding sequence ATGAAGCGCGCGCTCCAGCTGATTCAGTGGCAGGACCGGCAAGCCGGGAAGCCCGGCGCGACGCTTCGTGCTGAAGTGCCCCGCAGCACCTCGAGAACCTGCCCGCGCTGGACGCCACGTTCCCCGGACGCCACCGTGATCTTCCACGCACCGCGACCCGGTGGCCGTGATCCAGTCCACCGTCCGATGCTGGGCTACGCCGAGCGCGTGGGGCGCACGCGCGTGGACGCCGACCGGCTGATCGCCTACTGGGCGGAGCGCATCGAGCGGCTGCTGCGGCGCGGGGTCGAGGACCGCGAGCGGATTCCGGCCAACCGCTCGCACGACGTGCTGTTCCACGCGTTCATGAAGGACACCGAGGGCACGCTCGACACCATCTACCGGCGCGCTCGCATCCCGCGCACCAGCGCGTCGCGCGCGGAGCAGGCGGCCTTCCTCGAGGCGCACCCGCGCGGCAAGGACGGGCGGCTCGAGTACGACCTCGAGCGCGGCTTCGGGGTGCGCCCCGAGGACCTGCGGCGGCGCTTCGCCTTCTACTTCGAGCGCTTCCCCGTGCGCGTGGAGGAGTCATGA
- a CDS encoding sulfotransferase codes for MHGDLVRYASNRLLMQDQYTRHPEIDQEVIAAPVIVAGLPRSGTTHLVNLLAADSRFRSLPLWELLEPVPNPRERAPGKLGARSSRLDQALPDKARDCLGVTTLSADPRYLRCTGKWVGMRLAVPHLAAMHPDAGPHPRRDRA; via the coding sequence GTGCACGGGGATCTCGTGCGCTACGCCAGCAACCGCCTGCTCATGCAGGACCAGTACACGCGCCACCCCGAGATCGACCAAGAGGTGATCGCGGCGCCCGTGATCGTGGCCGGCCTGCCGCGCAGCGGGACCACGCACCTGGTGAACCTGCTGGCCGCCGACAGCCGCTTCCGCTCGCTGCCGCTGTGGGAGCTGCTCGAGCCCGTGCCCAACCCGCGCGAGCGCGCTCCGGGCAAGCTGGGCGCGCGCTCTTCGCGCCTGGACCAGGCGCTGCCCGACAAGGCGCGCGACTGCCTGGGCGTCACCACGCTGTCGGCCGACCCGCGCTACCTGCGCTGCACCGGCAAGTGGGTCGGCATGCGCCTCGCGGTGCCGCACCTCGCGGCCATGCACCCTGACGCCGGACCACATCCACGAAGAGATCGAGCCTGA